In one window of Psychrobacter sp. P2G3 DNA:
- a CDS encoding LysR substrate-binding domain-containing protein produces the protein MAIDVVVNQRHLQIQLKQLETVWHTVINGYNLSQAATVLHTSQSSLSKHIAALENQLKTEVFVRQGKRLTGLTTMGTALMPHIESIFAEIRTIENLSLDFNNPNIGTLTIATTHTQARYVLPQVVKEFKERFPKVNLILQQADPETIAQMVIRGQADIGIATESLLHNNYLRCYRYYDWTHRIIVPSDHELAGQESIDLPTLASYPIVTYHGGFTGRSAIDKTFEAAGLEPDIVLAALDADVISTYVGLGLGIGIIAEMAFEPSHYQNLTAIPVDHFGRFTSWMAVRDDAEIRQYGRAFMELCQKQFDYKE, from the coding sequence ATGGCAATCGACGTAGTGGTCAATCAGCGGCATCTACAAATCCAACTCAAACAGTTGGAGACGGTGTGGCATACGGTGATTAATGGCTATAACCTAAGTCAAGCAGCGACGGTATTGCATACCAGTCAGTCAAGCTTATCAAAGCATATTGCTGCACTTGAGAACCAACTCAAAACCGAAGTGTTCGTCCGTCAAGGCAAACGCTTAACTGGTCTTACGACCATGGGCACCGCGCTGATGCCGCATATTGAGTCTATCTTTGCTGAAATTCGTACGATTGAGAACCTTAGTCTTGATTTTAATAATCCAAATATTGGTACGTTAACGATTGCCACCACTCATACGCAAGCACGTTATGTATTGCCACAAGTGGTTAAAGAATTTAAAGAGCGTTTTCCTAAAGTTAATTTAATCCTGCAACAGGCTGACCCTGAGACTATCGCGCAGATGGTTATTCGTGGGCAGGCCGATATCGGTATTGCAACCGAGTCGTTGCTCCATAACAATTATCTACGCTGTTATCGCTATTACGATTGGACGCACCGTATTATTGTACCGAGTGATCACGAGCTTGCCGGACAAGAATCCATCGACCTACCTACTCTCGCCAGCTATCCGATAGTAACCTATCACGGGGGTTTTACGGGACGCAGCGCTATTGATAAAACCTTTGAGGCTGCAGGGTTAGAGCCTGACATTGTATTAGCAGCGCTCGATGCTGATGTGATAAGCACCTACGTCGGTCTTGGTTTAGGAATTGGTATTATCGCTGAAATGGCTTTTGAGCCAAGTCATTACCAAAATTTAACGGCTATTCCAGTAGATCACTTTGGTCGCTTTACCAGCTGGATGGCTGTACGTGATGATGCAGAAATTCGCCAATATGGCCGTGCTTTTATGGAGCTGTGTCAAAAGCAGTTTGATTATAAAGAATAG
- a CDS encoding LLM class flavin-dependent oxidoreductase yields MSNTIPLSFLDLAPVPEGKTIAEGIAQTVETAQQAEEVGFNRYWMAEHHNMPGIASAATSVLLSHIGSQTKRIRIGAGGVMLPNHAPLVIAEQFGTLQALYGDRIDLGLGRAPGTDGATFQALRRQMKDAERFPQDVQELMYFLGDGTDNSPVQAFPGAKSNVPIWILGSSLFGATLAAHLGLPYVFASHFAPQMLNQAITTYREQFQPSANLDKPYVMVAANLLLADDDATAHYHFTSAQQSFVRLRRGETGQMPKPTHDMDSIWSPAEKMMVDSALSISFIGSVETVKPKLAEFLAKCEPDELIVTANVYDQAARLRSLELTPELNLFTLQQDKTLA; encoded by the coding sequence ATGAGTAACACAATTCCTTTATCCTTTTTAGATTTAGCTCCCGTTCCTGAAGGTAAAACCATCGCTGAAGGTATCGCCCAGACCGTTGAGACCGCACAACAAGCAGAAGAAGTCGGCTTCAACCGTTACTGGATGGCTGAGCACCACAATATGCCCGGTATCGCTAGTGCAGCGACCTCGGTGCTACTATCGCATATTGGTAGTCAAACTAAGCGCATCCGTATTGGCGCAGGCGGAGTTATGCTTCCCAATCATGCCCCACTTGTCATCGCTGAGCAATTCGGCACCTTGCAAGCGCTATATGGCGACCGTATTGATTTAGGTTTGGGCCGCGCCCCTGGTACAGATGGTGCGACTTTTCAGGCCTTACGTAGGCAAATGAAAGATGCTGAGCGCTTTCCGCAAGATGTACAAGAGTTGATGTACTTCTTGGGTGATGGCACAGATAATAGTCCTGTACAGGCATTCCCTGGAGCCAAATCAAACGTTCCTATTTGGATTTTAGGCTCATCGTTATTTGGTGCTACCCTAGCTGCACATCTAGGACTACCTTATGTGTTTGCTTCTCATTTTGCACCGCAAATGCTCAATCAGGCTATTACTACGTATCGTGAGCAATTCCAGCCTTCGGCCAATTTAGACAAGCCTTATGTCATGGTAGCAGCGAACTTACTACTTGCTGATGACGATGCGACCGCACATTATCACTTTACCTCAGCGCAGCAGAGTTTTGTGCGCTTGCGCCGCGGTGAAACGGGTCAAATGCCAAAACCGACTCATGATATGGATAGCATCTGGAGTCCAGCAGAAAAGATGATGGTAGACAGTGCGCTATCGATATCGTTCATTGGCTCTGTTGAGACCGTTAAACCGAAGCTTGCTGAGTTCCTTGCGAAATGTGAGCCGGATGAGCTGATTGTAACGGCAAACGTTTATGACCAAGCAGCGCGTTTACGTTCACTTGAACTTACACCTGAGCTAAATTTGTTTACTTTACAACAAGATAAGACGCTTGCATAA
- a CDS encoding zinc-ribbon domain-containing protein, with product MENSGVFIEQAEYIQPADFIEWSSDHPNEDIIIKKLTQSGAKLLTGPRGCGKTTLMLKAYNKLSKKGVSGAFPIYVNFKSSLKLEPVYKSKANGGFWFSQWMYLKIYEGIYNGFTDVGFSDELHLSVELDFAKKILGLLELGEIAKAEKESIELTTYNLEDDINYVMSLTEKPRCVILLDDAAHAFSPEQQHDFFEFFRKIKSRKISPKAAIYPGVTNFPSTFNVGHDAEEINAWVNPEGENYMWFMTTMLSRRLPQEVYETLTKEESLLTIMCYAAFGIPRILLNMVRSFYFEEEINNLYRYNISFNRTKLLAQVKQSNKSTLAVYTSLEKKLPTYINYVEEGNDVFNKIIDLIKVYNKDKVVERKSISIAIKKELSSDLKKILGFFQYAGLASHKGQISRGEKGVFEIYIINLAALIDNNAILASKATKTDDIAIALRNRNAHEFTRTKSDYLIPENGPALKLKMPACQNCGKERSNDEARFCSNCGSPLKAASIYEELVNEEIDVLPLTTIRIKAIKSNSGIRLVRDILHDIGHKELLSVPQIATHWATKIYHLAEEYIS from the coding sequence ATGGAAAACAGTGGTGTTTTTATTGAGCAGGCTGAATACATTCAGCCTGCTGATTTTATTGAGTGGTCAAGTGATCACCCCAACGAAGATATTATTATAAAAAAGCTGACGCAATCAGGTGCAAAGCTTTTAACTGGTCCTCGAGGATGCGGAAAAACCACATTAATGCTCAAAGCTTACAATAAACTTTCAAAAAAAGGAGTTAGCGGAGCTTTCCCTATATACGTAAATTTTAAATCTTCGTTAAAATTGGAGCCAGTTTATAAAAGCAAAGCCAATGGTGGTTTTTGGTTCTCTCAGTGGATGTACTTGAAAATATATGAAGGTATTTATAATGGCTTTACTGATGTAGGTTTTTCAGATGAACTGCATCTCAGTGTCGAGTTAGATTTTGCGAAGAAAATTTTAGGATTACTGGAATTAGGAGAAATAGCTAAAGCTGAAAAAGAAAGTATCGAATTAACCACATATAATCTTGAAGACGATATCAACTATGTAATGTCCCTAACAGAAAAACCCAGATGTGTCATTCTTTTAGACGATGCAGCACATGCGTTTTCACCAGAACAACAACATGATTTTTTTGAGTTTTTCAGAAAAATTAAAAGTCGAAAAATATCACCAAAAGCAGCGATATATCCAGGTGTTACTAATTTTCCATCAACTTTTAATGTAGGTCATGATGCAGAAGAAATTAATGCATGGGTAAATCCTGAAGGGGAAAATTATATGTGGTTCATGACCACAATGCTCTCTAGAAGGTTGCCACAAGAAGTTTATGAAACGCTTACAAAAGAAGAGTCGTTATTAACAATAATGTGTTATGCAGCTTTCGGAATACCAAGAATATTACTGAATATGGTTAGAAGCTTCTATTTTGAAGAAGAGATTAACAATTTGTATAGATACAATATATCCTTTAATCGTACTAAATTACTTGCGCAAGTTAAGCAAAGTAATAAAAGTACTCTTGCAGTATATACATCACTTGAAAAGAAATTACCTACATATATTAATTATGTAGAGGAAGGAAATGACGTATTTAACAAAATTATTGATTTAATCAAGGTATATAATAAAGATAAAGTAGTAGAAAGAAAAAGTATTTCGATTGCAATTAAAAAGGAATTGAGTTCTGACTTAAAGAAAATATTAGGTTTTTTTCAATATGCTGGTTTGGCTAGTCATAAAGGACAAATTAGTAGAGGAGAAAAGGGGGTTTTTGAAATATACATCATTAACTTAGCTGCTCTTATTGATAATAATGCTATTCTTGCCTCCAAAGCGACTAAAACTGATGATATTGCGATCGCATTGAGAAATCGCAATGCTCATGAGTTTACTAGAACTAAATCTGATTACTTAATACCAGAAAATGGACCAGCACTAAAACTCAAAATGCCTGCGTGTCAAAACTGTGGTAAAGAAAGAAGTAATGACGAAGCGAGATTCTGTTCTAATTGTGGCTCACCTTTAAAAGCAGCTTCAATTTATGAGGAATTAGTAAATGAGGAAATTGACGTGCTTCCATTAACTACTATCAGGATAAAAGCTATTAAATCAAATTCAGGAATTAGACTTGTACGTGATATTTTACATGATATTGGTCACAAAGAGCTCTTATCAGTTCCACAAATTGCAACTCATTGGGCTACTAAGATTTATCACTTAGCAGAAGAGTATATATCATGA
- the grxD gene encoding Grx4 family monothiol glutaredoxin — protein sequence MSEQTPNTAANDVEQLIRDQIKDNKVILYMKGTPQFPQCGFSARSIEVLTQIGRPFAFVNILENPEIRATLPKIANWPTFPQLWIDGELMGGSDIILEMYQSGELKPLVEANSPAA from the coding sequence ATGAGTGAGCAAACCCCAAATACCGCTGCAAACGATGTTGAACAACTGATTCGTGATCAAATCAAAGACAACAAAGTTATCTTATATATGAAAGGTACGCCGCAATTTCCGCAGTGTGGTTTTTCAGCGCGCTCTATCGAAGTATTGACCCAAATCGGTCGTCCATTTGCGTTTGTCAATATTTTAGAAAATCCTGAAATTCGTGCAACTTTACCAAAAATTGCCAATTGGCCAACGTTTCCACAACTATGGATCGATGGTGAATTGATGGGCGGGTCAGACATTATTTTAGAGATGTATCAATCAGGCGAGCTTAAGCCATTGGTTGAAGCAAACAGCCCTGCTGCTTAA
- a CDS encoding ChaB family protein, with product MPYDKLSDLPDAVKDNLPKHAQEIFRAAFNSASKQYDEESRWFATAWAAVENVYEKNSDGKWVKKPDHK from the coding sequence ATGCCTTATGATAAATTATCAGACTTACCGGATGCGGTAAAAGACAACTTACCTAAACACGCACAAGAAATCTTTCGCGCGGCGTTCAATAGTGCGAGTAAACAGTATGATGAGGAGTCACGTTGGTTTGCTACCGCATGGGCAGCCGTTGAGAATGTCTACGAAAAAAATTCTGACGGTAAATGGGTAAAAAAACCAGATCATAAATAG
- a CDS encoding ornithine cyclodeaminase family protein produces MQLLNKAVVTEHLNMQAAIDAIEELLHQQAAHPNWIKAPERLVIETFSEDKKHSSGSHLSMPATIYDGEKEYTAVKLVTICPDNPSRDMPTTTAIITVSNNDTGEILAIMDGIYITQVRTAALSGIATKYMAKSDCQSVAVIGCGGMAYEQLNAVLTVRPEIKTVYLWNRNHKGAEQFKTSFARDYTQWDVELKVCAELSDAVRDADIINVATRATEGLFSIDQIRSDTHINAVGAYQATMKEIGNDVVSNSSMVVVDDLAGSRHEAGDLIQAHDNSDCAWTWDDLSGDLQALVTGALTEEATKSDKGVTLFKSVGAASFDAAVALYVAKQAEQKNLGSSVDW; encoded by the coding sequence GTGCAGTTATTAAACAAAGCGGTAGTGACCGAACATCTTAATATGCAAGCAGCCATTGATGCCATTGAAGAATTATTACATCAGCAAGCGGCGCATCCTAATTGGATTAAAGCGCCTGAACGTCTAGTCATTGAAACCTTTAGTGAAGATAAGAAGCATAGCTCAGGCTCGCATTTATCAATGCCAGCAACTATTTATGATGGTGAAAAAGAGTACACTGCCGTAAAGCTCGTCACTATTTGCCCTGATAATCCTAGTCGTGATATGCCAACGACCACTGCTATTATCACCGTATCAAACAATGATACCGGTGAGATATTAGCGATTATGGATGGCATTTATATTACGCAGGTGCGGACGGCAGCTTTATCAGGTATCGCTACTAAGTATATGGCAAAGTCTGATTGCCAAAGTGTCGCTGTTATCGGTTGTGGTGGTATGGCCTATGAGCAGTTAAACGCCGTATTAACAGTACGCCCTGAAATTAAAACAGTGTATTTATGGAATAGAAATCATAAAGGTGCAGAGCAATTTAAAACGAGTTTTGCCCGTGATTATACTCAGTGGGACGTTGAACTTAAGGTTTGCGCAGAGTTAAGTGATGCGGTCCGTGATGCAGATATTATTAACGTAGCAACGCGTGCTACTGAAGGTTTATTTAGTATTGATCAAATTAGATCTGATACACACATCAATGCGGTAGGCGCCTATCAAGCGACAATGAAAGAGATCGGTAACGACGTCGTTTCAAACAGTAGCATGGTTGTCGTTGATGATTTGGCTGGTAGCCGTCACGAAGCAGGCGATTTAATCCAAGCGCATGATAACTCTGATTGTGCATGGACATGGGATGATCTCAGTGGTGATTTGCAAGCGCTAGTAACGGGTGCACTAACAGAAGAGGCCACTAAATCTGATAAGGGAGTAACTTTGTTTAAGTCTGTAGGTGCGGCAAGTTTTGATGCGGCAGTTGCTCTATATGTTGCAAAACAAGCTGAACAAAAGAATCTTGGATCGTCAGTTGATTGGTAA
- the mnmA gene encoding tRNA 2-thiouridine(34) synthase MnmA, producing the protein MSVMPNTSSIPVSDSFSAQRPLTLADIDNPSSKHVIVGMSGGVDSSVSAVLLQQAGFKVEGLFMKNWEEDDGTEYCTAMDDLADAQAVCDKIGMKLHTANFAMEYWDRVFEHFLAEYKAGRTPNPDILCNKEIKFKAFLDYALTLGADYIATGHYTRRSVNYKNEDGIEVARLLRGLDNNKDQSYFLHAVGGDKIAKTLFPVGELEKPVVRQIAEEHDLATAKKKDSTGICFIGERRFKDFLQQYLPAQKGDIITDDNIVIGTHDGLMYYTLGQRGGIGIGGVKDRPEEPWFVLAKDLDKNRLIVGQGHEHPMLMSNELQAYKLDWIDGLPPTDIFGAEGLRCMAKSRYRQPDQACYVFATNTDGSEVRVVFDELQRAVTPGQSAVFYIDEVCLGGGVIASIDAPCGF; encoded by the coding sequence ATGTCAGTCATGCCAAATACATCAAGCATACCAGTTTCTGATTCTTTCAGCGCCCAGCGCCCTTTGACGCTTGCCGATATCGACAATCCTAGCAGCAAGCATGTGATTGTTGGTATGTCAGGTGGGGTCGACTCTTCCGTGTCTGCCGTTTTGCTCCAGCAAGCAGGCTTTAAGGTGGAAGGTCTATTTATGAAAAATTGGGAAGAAGATGACGGCACCGAATACTGTACCGCAATGGACGATTTAGCAGACGCTCAAGCCGTTTGTGACAAAATTGGTATGAAGCTACACACGGCTAACTTTGCAATGGAATATTGGGATCGGGTTTTTGAGCATTTTTTAGCGGAGTATAAAGCTGGACGCACGCCCAATCCTGACATTTTATGCAATAAAGAGATTAAATTCAAAGCGTTCTTAGACTACGCGCTAACTCTGGGTGCCGATTACATCGCTACGGGTCACTACACGCGTCGCAGTGTGAACTATAAAAATGAGGATGGTATAGAAGTTGCCCGACTACTACGTGGCCTAGATAACAACAAAGACCAAAGCTACTTTTTACATGCGGTTGGCGGCGACAAAATTGCCAAGACCTTGTTCCCAGTTGGTGAGCTTGAAAAACCAGTCGTACGTCAAATCGCTGAAGAACATGATCTAGCTACCGCTAAAAAGAAAGACTCTACGGGTATTTGCTTTATCGGTGAGCGTCGTTTTAAAGACTTTTTACAGCAGTACTTGCCTGCCCAAAAAGGCGACATTATCACTGACGACAATATAGTGATTGGTACTCATGATGGGCTCATGTATTACACGTTAGGTCAGCGTGGCGGTATCGGTATCGGCGGTGTTAAAGACCGTCCAGAAGAGCCATGGTTTGTACTAGCAAAAGATTTGGACAAAAACCGTCTAATCGTCGGTCAAGGACATGAACATCCGATGCTCATGAGTAATGAGCTGCAAGCTTATAAGCTCGACTGGATTGATGGTCTGCCCCCTACGGATATATTTGGCGCTGAAGGCTTACGTTGCATGGCAAAATCACGCTATCGTCAACCAGATCAAGCCTGCTATGTATTTGCAACCAATACAGACGGCAGTGAAGTCCGAGTCGTATTTGACGAACTGCAACGTGCAGTCACTCCAGGTCAATCAGCAGTATTCTATATTGACGAGGTATGCTTAGGCGGCGGCGTGATTGCATCCATTGATGCGCCTTGTGGGTTTTAA
- a CDS encoding AEC family transporter: MIEAIVFAITIVLPNLALMGLGFFMQRRGEASQTFIDQSSNFVFNYCLPCLLFFSVVDSEVDYGKQITLIVAGILVTFILFIGAEVYAKRFVSRPADQGVFVQGIFRSNMAIIGLATVANAYGERGLSIGAVYMGVVTILFNILAVITLSRVSKSVDDTWASRSTMIIKKLFTNPLIIALLAAFAYKALPLPPITGVIHTTGDLLAAVALPLALICAGASIDLKSMLHPSGLSMQASIGRIVVAPIIAIAVGLGFGLTGVHMGVLFLMAASPTAAASYVMAKAMGGNDVLAANILAFTTVVGMFGMAIGAAMLRALGWM; this comes from the coding sequence ATGATCGAAGCCATTGTTTTTGCGATTACTATTGTACTGCCCAACCTTGCTTTAATGGGATTGGGCTTTTTTATGCAAAGACGCGGCGAGGCGAGTCAGACCTTTATCGATCAGTCCTCAAACTTCGTCTTTAATTACTGTTTGCCATGTTTGCTTTTCTTTAGTGTGGTCGATAGTGAGGTTGATTATGGCAAACAAATCACGCTGATAGTTGCTGGTATTTTAGTGACCTTTATTTTATTTATCGGTGCAGAAGTTTATGCCAAGCGTTTTGTCAGTCGTCCAGCGGATCAAGGGGTATTTGTACAAGGTATATTTCGCAGCAATATGGCTATTATCGGACTGGCGACAGTTGCTAACGCCTATGGAGAGCGAGGCTTAAGTATCGGTGCTGTATATATGGGCGTGGTGACAATATTATTTAATATCTTAGCCGTTATTACCCTCAGTCGTGTGTCCAAAAGCGTCGATGATACGTGGGCTAGTCGCAGCACCATGATCATTAAAAAACTATTTACCAATCCACTAATAATCGCCTTACTAGCCGCCTTTGCTTATAAGGCGTTGCCGCTACCACCGATAACTGGTGTTATTCATACGACTGGCGACTTACTAGCAGCTGTAGCATTGCCATTAGCACTGATTTGCGCCGGTGCTAGTATTGATTTAAAGTCGATGCTGCATCCTTCAGGATTATCCATGCAAGCCAGTATTGGTCGCATTGTTGTGGCGCCAATAATCGCTATCGCAGTAGGATTGGGCTTTGGGCTGACGGGTGTACATATGGGCGTGTTGTTTTTGATGGCAGCATCACCGACCGCTGCTGCTAGCTATGTAATGGCAAAGGCCATGGGTGGCAATGACGTGCTAGCAGCCAATATTTTGGCGTTTACCACGGTAGTAGGAATGTTTGGGATGGCGATTGGCGCGGCGATGTTACGTGCTTTAGGGTGGATGTAG
- the ispF gene encoding 2-C-methyl-D-erythritol 2,4-cyclodiphosphate synthase, with protein MIKIGQGIDVHAFHNNGQQQQYVILAGVPIEHSHSLLAHSDGDVVLHALADALLGALALGDIGQHFPDTDAAHAGMDSRVLLRYVYSKVQEAGYMLGNADITVMCERPKLAPHSQAMRENIASDLQTAVNNVSIKATTTEKLGFTGRQEGIMANAVVLLVPNVVDPK; from the coding sequence ATGATAAAAATTGGTCAAGGTATTGACGTGCATGCTTTTCATAATAATGGTCAGCAGCAGCAATATGTTATATTAGCAGGCGTGCCTATCGAGCATAGCCATAGTCTCCTAGCCCACTCTGATGGTGATGTAGTACTGCACGCGCTCGCGGATGCACTGCTTGGCGCATTAGCGCTTGGCGATATTGGCCAGCATTTCCCTGATACTGACGCGGCACATGCGGGTATGGACTCGCGAGTATTGCTACGCTATGTCTATAGCAAGGTACAAGAGGCAGGCTACATGCTGGGTAACGCTGACATTACCGTGATGTGTGAACGTCCAAAACTTGCACCACATAGCCAAGCGATGCGCGAAAACATTGCTAGTGATTTGCAAACAGCAGTCAATAATGTCAGCATCAAAGCCACCACAACTGAAAAATTAGGCTTTACCGGTCGGCAAGAGGGTATCATGGCCAATGCCGTGGTATTATTAGTCCCTAATGTCGTCGATCCTAAATAA
- the mnmG gene encoding tRNA uridine-5-carboxymethylaminomethyl(34) synthesis enzyme MnmG → MQYPKHYDVVVIGGGHAGTEAALAAARMGAQTLLLTHNIETLGQMSCNPAIGGIGKSHLVREIDALGGAMALATDKAGIQFRVLNSRKGAAVRATRAQADRILYKAAIRETLENQPNLDLFQQGADDILVENGRATAVVTSTGIIFKTETVVLTSGTFLGGVIHIGLENSKGGRAGDQPSIKLADRLRELKLPVGRLKTGTPARIDARSVDFSVMTVQPGDTPLPVMSYMGDVSMHPEQVNCYITHTNARTHDIIRENLDRSPMFSGKIEGVGPRYCPSIEDKIHRFADKDSHQIFIEPEGLTTHELYPNGISTSLPFDVQLDFIHSMKGLENAHITRPGYAIEYDYFDPQNLKPTLETKSIDRLYFAGQINGTTGYEEAGVQGLLAGTNAALVTTNNSEFETWTPRRDEAYLGVLVDDLITHGTTEPYRMFTSRAEYRLLLREDNADQRLTETGRKLGLVDDVRWQAYQQKMEAIATESSRLKDMWATPANALGQKVTEQTGEILSKEATAFDLLKRPQIHFADIAAITDSQVAAQVGEQIEISVKYAGYIDRQQEDIDQMKRLENTALPIDFDYSIVSGLSNEIVQKLTQVRPATLAQAGRVSGVTPAAIQLLAMTVKKHKKVAAALNLS, encoded by the coding sequence ATGCAATATCCAAAACATTACGACGTGGTAGTCATCGGTGGCGGTCACGCCGGTACCGAAGCTGCTCTGGCAGCCGCACGTATGGGCGCGCAGACCTTGCTGTTGACGCATAATATTGAGACGCTCGGTCAGATGAGCTGTAATCCGGCGATTGGCGGTATCGGCAAATCACATTTAGTACGTGAGATTGATGCGTTGGGTGGTGCTATGGCATTGGCAACCGACAAGGCAGGTATCCAGTTTCGCGTATTGAATAGTCGCAAAGGTGCTGCAGTACGTGCCACCCGTGCGCAAGCGGATCGTATTTTGTACAAAGCCGCCATTCGTGAGACGCTTGAAAACCAGCCCAATCTTGATTTATTCCAACAAGGTGCTGATGATATTTTGGTAGAAAACGGTCGTGCGACTGCGGTTGTCACCTCGACAGGCATTATCTTTAAGACTGAAACTGTTGTACTGACTTCAGGTACATTCTTAGGCGGTGTTATTCACATCGGTCTTGAGAACTCAAAAGGCGGACGAGCAGGGGATCAGCCTTCCATTAAGTTGGCAGACCGTTTGCGTGAGCTCAAATTGCCAGTAGGTCGTCTAAAGACAGGCACGCCCGCTCGTATCGATGCGCGTAGCGTTGACTTTAGTGTGATGACCGTACAGCCCGGTGATACACCGTTGCCAGTGATGAGCTACATGGGTGATGTCTCTATGCATCCTGAGCAGGTCAATTGCTATATTACGCATACTAATGCGCGTACCCATGACATTATCCGTGAGAATTTAGACCGCTCGCCGATGTTCTCTGGCAAAATCGAAGGCGTGGGTCCACGTTATTGTCCATCGATTGAAGATAAAATTCACCGCTTTGCCGATAAAGACAGCCATCAAATCTTTATCGAGCCAGAAGGTCTGACCACGCATGAGCTGTATCCAAACGGCATCTCGACCAGCTTACCATTTGATGTGCAACTAGACTTTATTCATAGTATGAAAGGTCTAGAGAATGCGCATATTACCCGTCCCGGTTATGCGATTGAATATGATTATTTTGATCCACAAAATCTAAAACCGACGCTTGAGACCAAATCTATTGATCGCCTGTACTTTGCGGGTCAAATCAACGGTACGACTGGCTATGAAGAAGCGGGCGTGCAGGGTCTGCTAGCAGGGACGAATGCGGCGTTAGTGACCACTAATAATAGTGAGTTTGAAACTTGGACACCGCGCCGTGATGAAGCTTATCTTGGCGTGCTTGTCGATGATCTGATCACTCATGGCACTACTGAGCCGTATCGTATGTTTACTAGCCGTGCAGAGTATCGCTTATTACTACGTGAAGATAATGCGGATCAACGCTTGACTGAGACTGGTCGTAAACTTGGCTTGGTTGATGACGTGCGTTGGCAAGCTTATCAACAAAAAATGGAAGCCATCGCTACAGAATCCTCACGCCTAAAAGACATGTGGGCAACGCCTGCGAATGCTTTGGGACAAAAAGTCACTGAGCAAACAGGCGAAATACTTAGCAAAGAAGCGACTGCTTTTGATTTGCTGAAACGTCCGCAGATTCACTTTGCTGATATCGCTGCTATTACTGATTCGCAAGTCGCTGCACAGGTGGGTGAGCAGATTGAAATTTCTGTCAAGTACGCCGGCTACATTGATCGTCAGCAAGAAGATATTGATCAAATGAAGCGCTTAGAGAATACGGCGCTGCCAATCGATTTTGACTATAGTATCGTGTCAGGGCTATCAAATGAGATTGTGCAAAAGCTAACGCAAGTACGTCCTGCCACGCTTGCCCAAGCTGGGCGCGTGAGTGGTGTGACTCCTGCGGCTATTCAATTATTAGCCATGACAGTCAAAAAGCACAAAAAAGTCGCAGCAGCTTTGAATTTGTCGTAA